The Flavobacteriales bacterium genomic interval CCTTCCCGTTAAAGAGGGGGATTCAATTTCAAGACCTATATTTAATCGTTAGTAAATAATCTTCTGGTCTTAAGCCTTCTTAATTATTGACCGTGCTAAAAAAGTTGTTTGTTGCTATTGTGATGGTGTTTTCGATTATGGCCTACGGCCAGAATGACACCATTGATCAAAAGTTCGTCACACACGAAGTTCAACCCAAGGAAACTTTGTACGGGATCTGCAAGAAGTACTCTATTGACCAGGAAACCTTGGTCAAGTACAATCCGCAGCTCGCGGACGGACTCAAGATCGGGCAGCAGCTGCTCATCCCGGTCGTTGAACGCCAGCCCGTCGAAAACCTTTACTTGGCTAATGAAGCCTACTTGCTCCACCGAGTAGTCAAAGGAAACACCATTTACAGCATTACCAAGGAATACGGGATCAGCACTCAGCAACTATACGATATCAATCCCGAACTGGTCGAAACTGGCCTTCAAGTGGGAACGCTGATCCGCATCCCGGTAAAGATCGACCTCAAAGCTCCGGCCGACACGGTCATCAGAGAAGTCAGTAAAGGGCCCAAACTGACCCCATCACTCAGACTCAACACGGTTCCCGATAGTTTGCGCGGTCGATCGTATAAAGTTGGGGTGATCCTACCTTTTTATCTTCAGATCAACGACAGCCTCGATCTAAATAGAGCACTCGAAGAAGACCAGATCGTTTTTCCAAAATCAGAGATCGCCTTGGACTTTTATTACGGGTTGCGAATTGCTCTCGATACTCTTGCTAAACAAGGTCTTCAAATTGAGCTTACCGTTGAGGATTCCGAAAACGATCCGTTCTTCTCGTGGTCGGCGTATCAGAAAATGGAGGACTTCGACCTCGTTATTGGTCCGCTTTATACCGACAATGTGCTCGCTATTGCCAACCGCCGTAGGGAGGGAGGCCCGATCCTGGTTTCTCCTTTCAGCAAGAACCCAAGTATCGTTTATTCGCATTCCAAGAACGTTCAAATTCAACCGTCGGATCGTCAGATGGTCGATTTCCTCGCCCAGTCGGTTATCGAGAAGTTCAGAAATGATCACTTGTTTCTCGTTTATACCGATACGGCTCAAGACCTCGAAAATGCAAAGTACATGCGCGAGAAGTTTAACTATTACCTCGATTCGGGAAAAGTGCGTGAGATCGAGGTTTACGATGCCCAGATCGACGGGCTCGATTGGCTGAAGGAATACGATACCAACATCGTTATAGTACCCAGTATCGACAAGGTATTTATGACGGATTTCATCACCCAACTCAATGCTGAGCGGCTCGATAACGTCATCGTGATCGGACTTTCAGATATCGAGCGACTCAATGTCGACAAATCTTATTTCAATAACCTCAATTTACATTTTCCGGCTACGCAAGCGCCTCAGTATCAAGACTCTTTGATGATCTCTTTCTTGAGTCAGTATCGATCGCGATTCCACGACGAGCCCAGCCGTTTTTCTATCCAAGGATTCGACATCGGCTACTTCTTTGGCCGTATGTTACTCGAAACGGGTTCCTTGGACGAACTGACTTCTCGAAAGGAACGCCTGTTGCAGAACGGCTTCGATTTCCGAGAAAACTCGCGTGGAAGCTTCGTTAATAAACACGTTTTCCTTTTGCGATACGAAGGCTTTGAACGAGTGATCGCCGACTGATGGCGAAGAAATTTTTTAACGAAAAGGAATTTACCGGGGTGGATTTCGCCGAATCTACCTGGGAACTCGGCGATTACGAAATGTGTGTATTCAAGGATTGCAACCTCAGCGGAATTGATCTGTCCGAGTCAAGATTCATCGAATGCACCTTTAGGGACTGCGATTTGAGTAATTGCAAAATTCTGGAAACGGCCTTTCAAGATTGCGAGTTTTCGGGGTCTAAGCTCCTCGGTCTTTTGTTTGAAGTAGGCTCAAGTTTTTCGTTCGCGACTCGCTTTCGAAGATGTCAATTAGATCATTCTAGCTTTTACCAGGTTGATCTTACGCGATCAACGTTTGTCCATTGCTCCATAAATCAGGTGGACTTTACTGAATCTAACCTTAACGGATCAACTTTGGTGTCCTGTGACCTGAGTAATGCAACTTTCGACCGGACCCGTCTGGAAAAGGCTGACCTATCTGGGTCGTACAACCTCCGTATCGATCCCGAAATCAACGATATCAGAGGTACCAAGGTCTCTATTAACGCTTTGCCCGGATTGCTCAACAAATACGGGCTACAGATAGAGAATTGATCAGTTCTCCCGACTAAGGTCAAAGGTGAACAACTCCTTACCGTCGGCGTCGATAACCCGTAAGTTGAGTTTTCGCTCTTTCCGGGGACCGGTTACCTCAAATAGTCCGAAGCAATGACTATTCACCCAAGTACCATCAACGCGTAATGAGTTCGGCTCTTCAATGGCCTTGTCCCATACTGTTCCTGCTGTTAGAGGAGATATCGTTATATCGTAAATTCTAGGTTTGCCATCGGCCTCTAATACGCTTATTTCACTGTGGTGTCGATCCCCGGTCAAGAAGACCACTCCCTCTAGGTCGGTCTCGTATATAAAGTCAATGATTCGCTGTCGCTCGGTCGGACTCAAATCCATCATGGTTTCGTAACCGGCATGGGTATTTAGGAATTGTCCGCCCATGATCACGAATTTGTACGGAGCATAGCTGGTCGACAACTGGTCGAACAACCATTGCATTTGAGCTTCACCCAATACCGATCGGTCTGCTGTATCTATATCGAATCGCCTGTTTGCGTTGCGGAACCACCGATTGTCGAGCATAAAGAAGTCCATATCGGCCCACTGGAACATAGTGGTCACTCCTTCACCCTTTAAACCGCTTGTGGGGTTTGCCCAAAACAGATCGAACGCTTCTTTGGTGTCGGCTTTATTCCTGAAGCTTCGATCGCTGTTGTTTGGACCGTAATCGTGATCATCCCATGTAGCGTAATGATGAACGTGCCCTAGGAAATCTTGAATTTCTGGTAGCGAACGCGTGTGCGTGTTGCGGCGAAGAATTCCAGTTCTACTGTACCAGTCGGCCTCTCGCAAATAAGTGTTGTCGCCCATCCATATCATGAAATTAGGGTCAGTATCACTCAGAGTTTCGAATATCTGATAGTCACTTCCGTAGGGTTTTCCGGGCCGATCGTACTTCTCTTCATTCACATAGGCACAGGAACCAATAGCGAACGTGAAACTAGGCGGATCCTCACGCCATCGCCACATCTTCTGTGTCTCGAAGTCCAGCTTTCGATCGAGCTGAATGGGTAGACCATTGATGAAAACACGGTAATCGTATGTCGTTCCTTCATCGACCGAATCGCAGATGAGTTTGACTACGAAGGCATCTTCGGCGGAACTTCGGCTCGTTGAGGTCATGAATTCGTGGTTGCCATTCTCGGGTGAATAGCCAAATGCAACATCCACCGAACGGGTGGTTTGAACCCACAGAACAACTTCTTTCATTTCGGAATACCCAACCATAGGGCCACTTTGGATAGGGAATTGAGCCCTTACGGTTGATATTAATGAGCAGGCTAATACAATTAGGGAGGCACGCATATTCAATTTCGTTTAGCTAAAGGTCTAAAAAGTATGTAACAGAAGTGTTAAGCCTAGAATCAAAATGACAACTTTCATAATAAATTGTTAATTCTGAAAATTGATCAACTGTTTAATAAAAGGTTCCGTAACATCAACAAAAGAGCTTAGAAAGTTTAAGAACACTTAGAGTGTTTATGTATGTGTGCTAATAATTAAACAACAACCAAAATGAAAACCTTCGTAAAATTGAAACTAACCACGATGAGAAAGAGCATGGTCGTGATCGGAACTCTGCTCTTAAGCGCCTTCGTAATTGCGGCATGTGACGACGACGACATGGCCATGCCAGAACAGAAGACTATTACTCAAACGGCTGCGGAGACCCCGAGGTTCAGCATACTTGTCGCAGCCCTACAACGCACGGGACTTAACGTCGTTTTGAATGGGTCCGACCAGTACACGGTATTTGCGCCAAATAATGATGCTTTTTCCGATTTGCTCGACGCTTTAGGAGTAGCTGATCTAGATGATCTCAGCGCCGCTGTCGGAGGTGATGCGCTTGCAAATATTCTACTATATCACGTATTGCAAGGAGAGGTGAAGGCAAGGGATGTAACGACTGGTTTCGTTGCAACGGCTGGAGTATATAATGGAATTGATGGAGCCAACCTCAGTGCCTTTATCGATGCCTCTGCCGGAGTTCGAATAAACGACGAAGCGGAAGTGATCAATACGGATATCGACGCTTCTAATGGTGTCATTCACGAGTTGAATGGAGTAATTCTCCCGAAAAACTTGGTAGAACTAGCTAGTTTGAGTCCAAGTCATACTTCTTTGGTAGCTGCTGTCGGCGCTGCAGATGCTGTGGTTGCAGCACGTTTGTCAAGTGAAACAGAAGTAACTACAGTATTTGCTCCGACCAATGATGCCTTTGCAAACCTACTTGATGCAGCACAAGTGAATGACTTAGCCGAGCTTGTTGCCGCAATTGGAGTGGACGGCTTGACCAGTGTTCTTCTTTACCACACCGTGAATGGAAATGTGCGTTCAACGGGGGTGCCGAATGGTGGAGTAGCGACACTTGAAGGAACCTTGATAAGTACGAATCCGACGGCACTGACCATTACAGATGTGAATGGGACGGTTGCTAATATCGAGGTAACGGACATTCAAGGAACCTATGGTGTAATTCACGTTGTCGACGCGGTTATTCAACCTTGATCCATCTGAACTAACAATGGATCAACATGAAAGCCCCGCAATTTACGGGGCTTTTTGTCTTTCCGTTGACTTTATATTGTAGCTACATGTAATACTTTTGCAGAGTAATTATTAAATCATGGATTGGGTTAAAGAATTCCAAAGGGGATGGACATACGAACAATATCGGTCGAAGCTAGATGATCTTATGGCCTCTGGAAAGACCACAGGCGACAATCACTCCGGGTCGTATCTAGAATACACGCGGATGAACATGCGCCGTATGGATCGGCTTCAAAAGACTCCGGCGCTTCAGGGCGAGATCATTTCGATCATGAAGGGTATTGAAAGCCCGATGCTGTGGCTAACGATCACAGAAGGCTGGTGTGGCGATGCAGCCCAGATCATTCCAATTTAAGAGCGAATGGCCGCCGAAAGTCCGAACGTACTGACGCGTTATATCCTCAGAGATGAGAATCACGAGATCATGGATCACTTTTTAACCGACGGCGGGCGAGCGATACCGATCACCATTGTCATAGATGCTCAAACGGGTAGTTTGTTGGGGCATTGGGGGCCCAGGCCAAAGGCCGCGCAGGATATTTTGCACCAATGGAAAGCTGCTGGTGATCAACCCTATTCGGTATTTAGCGAGCAGGTTCACACGTGGTACGCCAAGAACAAAACCGTGGATATTCAAAAGGAGTTTTCGAGCAAATTGAAGGCATTAACGGACGCCGAGGTTCACTCGTAATAGAATTTCGCGAGTCGGAACGTATTGGCATGTGCCTCAACGATGTCCGCGATACGCTCCGAATAGCCGCCGCCCATGGCAATTGCACAAGGAAGTCCGAGTTGACTGAGTTTCGATATCACGATCTCATCGCGTCGCTTACATCCATCGAGGCTGAGGCCAAGCCGACCGAGCTTATCGGTGGCCAGCACATCGACTCCTGCAAGGTAGAAAACGAATCCGGGCCTTACGCGATCTAGTGTTTCGTGGAGTTCCTTTTGAAGAATTTTGAGGAATACTTCATCTGGTGTATTGTCGTCCAATGCTACGTCGCGATCACTTGTTTCTTTATGTAAGGGGTAGTTGTTGGCTCCGTGCATGGAAAAGGTATATACATTCGGATCGTTCCGAAATATCTGAGCGGTTCCATTGCCCTGATGCACATCCAAATCGAAGATCAGAACGGGTGCTCCCGCATCGGCCCGAGAGGGCCTAGTCATTATTTTATTGGTTTTGAGTAGCCAGTTTGCCGCGATGGCCAGGTCGTTGAGGAGGCAAAATCCTTCGCCGCGATCGGTATACGCATGGTGGGTTCCGCCCGCGACGTTTAGTCCGCAGCCGTGTTCCAGCGCGTGGTTGGCGATGTCAACGGTGCCCTGGCTGATGACCCTTTCACGCTCTACAAGTGAGGGGCTATGCGGGAAACCGGTCTTTCGCTGCTCCTTGGGCGTGAGTTCGCCATCGCGCAGCCGTTGCCAGTATACAGGATCGTGCGTCCGGAGGATTACCTCCTCGGAAATGGGTTTTGGGGCGTGGAAATGCGATTCGTCGGCCGTTCCCTCATAACGCAGTTGCTCGGGTAGGAGGGTGTACTTTTCCATCGGGAATCGGTGTCCTTCGGGCAAAGGGTGGTGGTAGTGTTCGGACCAGGCAATCTTGAGCATCGGTCGAGGAGCGTTTTCGAATCAACCAAGCATACTGCTGAACAGGTCGCTGAAATTGAAACCTCTTTCAAGCCGATCTTTGTCGAGCTTGCTGAACTCCGCCAACGCGTGGAGCACCATTTCCATGTAGAAGTACCGCTCTTGAGTAGTGGCCTTGGACTGATACTTATCGACCATGGTGCCCAATCCGCGAACCCCGTCCAAGGCTTTATGATACTCCGCTTCGGTATCGTCGTCGAGTAGATCTACGCTATTGCCTTCCCCAAACCAATTGACGATGGTGGTGTAGGGATTATTCTCGTCTTCCCGACTGAGTTTGTCGAGCTTCGGAAAATACCCGGGAAGCAGCGTGCGCAAGGCGCTTCCAATGAGGTTTTCTGCAACGATATGTGCGCCTTCCTGCTCGCCTTCGTACACGAGTTCGACTTTTCCGGTCACGGCCGGAATAACACCTACAAAGTCGATGAACCGCACCGTGGTTTTATCCTCACCATTCAAGAGTGTCCGTCGCTCGGCTGCGCTCACCAAGATCTCAAAAGCTGTAATGCTGAGTCGGGCCGAAACGCCGCTTTTTTCATCTATATATTCGCTTTGACGGGCTTCAAAACCAATTTGCTCGAGCAGGTTCTCCGCCGCCTCAACGATCTCCACTCGTTCGCGTTGTTCGTCGCTGAGCTTGGCTTCTTGCCTGGTGATGGCCTTGGCGATTTCGATACTTTCTGGGTAATGCGTAAGTATTTGAGATCCTATACGGTCTTTCAGCGGTGTTACGATACTTCCCCTGTTCGTGTAGTCTTCGGGATTGGCCGTAAAAACGAACTGAATATCGAGAGGGAGGCGAAGCTTGAATCCACGGATTTGAATATCACCCTCTTGCAAAATATTGAACAAAGCCACTTGGATGCGCGCCTGAAGGTCGGGAAGCTCGTTGATCACGAAGATTCCTCGGTGGCTGTGCGGGATAATTCCAAAGTGAATAGTGCGCTCATCCGAATAAGGAAGCTTCAGAT includes:
- a CDS encoding alkaline phosphatase family protein, with protein sequence MVGYSEMKEVVLWVQTTRSVDVAFGYSPENGNHEFMTSTSRSSAEDAFVVKLICDSVDEGTTYDYRVFINGLPIQLDRKLDFETQKMWRWREDPPSFTFAIGSCAYVNEEKYDRPGKPYGSDYQIFETLSDTDPNFMIWMGDNTYLREADWYSRTGILRRNTHTRSLPEIQDFLGHVHHYATWDDHDYGPNNSDRSFRNKADTKEAFDLFWANPTSGLKGEGVTTMFQWADMDFFMLDNRWFRNANRRFDIDTADRSVLGEAQMQWLFDQLSTSYAPYKFVIMGGQFLNTHAGYETMMDLSPTERQRIIDFIYETDLEGVVFLTGDRHHSEISVLEADGKPRIYDITISPLTAGTVWDKAIEEPNSLRVDGTWVNSHCFGLFEVTGPRKERKLNLRVIDADGKELFTFDLSREN
- a CDS encoding thioredoxin family protein, translated to MAAESPNVLTRYILRDENHEIMDHFLTDGGRAIPITIVIDAQTGSLLGHWGPRPKAAQDILHQWKAAGDQPYSVFSEQVHTWYAKNKTVDIQKEFSSKLKALTDAEVHS
- a CDS encoding fasciclin domain-containing protein, whose product is MRKSMVVIGTLLLSAFVIAACDDDDMAMPEQKTITQTAAETPRFSILVAALQRTGLNVVLNGSDQYTVFAPNNDAFSDLLDALGVADLDDLSAAVGGDALANILLYHVLQGEVKARDVTTGFVATAGVYNGIDGANLSAFIDASAGVRINDEAEVINTDIDASNGVIHELNGVILPKNLVELASLSPSHTSLVAAVGAADAVVAARLSSETEVTTVFAPTNDAFANLLDAAQVNDLAELVAAIGVDGLTSVLLYHTVNGNVRSTGVPNGGVATLEGTLISTNPTALTITDVNGTVANIEVTDIQGTYGVIHVVDAVIQP
- a CDS encoding thioredoxin family protein, producing MDWVKEFQRGWTYEQYRSKLDDLMASGKTTGDNHSGSYLEYTRMNMRRMDRLQKTPALQGEIISIMKGIESPMLWLTITEGWCGDAAQIIPI
- a CDS encoding LysM peptidoglycan-binding domain-containing protein, whose product is MLKKLFVAIVMVFSIMAYGQNDTIDQKFVTHEVQPKETLYGICKKYSIDQETLVKYNPQLADGLKIGQQLLIPVVERQPVENLYLANEAYLLHRVVKGNTIYSITKEYGISTQQLYDINPELVETGLQVGTLIRIPVKIDLKAPADTVIREVSKGPKLTPSLRLNTVPDSLRGRSYKVGVILPFYLQINDSLDLNRALEEDQIVFPKSEIALDFYYGLRIALDTLAKQGLQIELTVEDSENDPFFSWSAYQKMEDFDLVIGPLYTDNVLAIANRRREGGPILVSPFSKNPSIVYSHSKNVQIQPSDRQMVDFLAQSVIEKFRNDHLFLVYTDTAQDLENAKYMREKFNYYLDSGKVREIEVYDAQIDGLDWLKEYDTNIVIVPSIDKVFMTDFITQLNAERLDNVIVIGLSDIERLNVDKSYFNNLNLHFPATQAPQYQDSLMISFLSQYRSRFHDEPSRFSIQGFDIGYFFGRMLLETGSLDELTSRKERLLQNGFDFRENSRGSFVNKHVFLLRYEGFERVIAD
- a CDS encoding pentapeptide repeat-containing protein, with amino-acid sequence MAKKFFNEKEFTGVDFAESTWELGDYEMCVFKDCNLSGIDLSESRFIECTFRDCDLSNCKILETAFQDCEFSGSKLLGLLFEVGSSFSFATRFRRCQLDHSSFYQVDLTRSTFVHCSINQVDFTESNLNGSTLVSCDLSNATFDRTRLEKADLSGSYNLRIDPEINDIRGTKVSINALPGLLNKYGLQIEN
- a CDS encoding sigma 54-interacting transcriptional regulator, with amino-acid sequence MDIDKIKTLGRLKAAGYAPKSIKEELRQNLIRALRADENPFAGIIGYEHSVIPDLERAILSKHNINLLGLRGQAKTRLARMLVNLLDEYVPVVDGSELNDDPMQPLSRYARDLVAEKGDDTPIHWWHRSERYGEKLATPDVSIADLIGDVDPIKAANLKLPYSDERTIHFGIIPHSHRGIFVINELPDLQARIQVALFNILQEGDIQIRGFKLRLPLDIQFVFTANPEDYTNRGSIVTPLKDRIGSQILTHYPESIEIAKAITRQEAKLSDEQRERVEIVEAAENLLEQIGFEARQSEYIDEKSGVSARLSITAFEILVSAAERRTLLNGEDKTTVRFIDFVGVIPAVTGKVELVYEGEQEGAHIVAENLIGSALRTLLPGYFPKLDKLSREDENNPYTTIVNWFGEGNSVDLLDDDTEAEYHKALDGVRGLGTMVDKYQSKATTQERYFYMEMVLHALAEFSKLDKDRLERGFNFSDLFSSMLG
- a CDS encoding histone deacetylase, with product MLKIAWSEHYHHPLPEGHRFPMEKYTLLPEQLRYEGTADESHFHAPKPISEEVILRTHDPVYWQRLRDGELTPKEQRKTGFPHSPSLVERERVISQGTVDIANHALEHGCGLNVAGGTHHAYTDRGEGFCLLNDLAIAANWLLKTNKIMTRPSRADAGAPVLIFDLDVHQGNGTAQIFRNDPNVYTFSMHGANNYPLHKETSDRDVALDDNTPDEVFLKILQKELHETLDRVRPGFVFYLAGVDVLATDKLGRLGLSLDGCKRRDEIVISKLSQLGLPCAIAMGGGYSERIADIVEAHANTFRLAKFYYE